Part of the Moraxella ovis genome is shown below.
CGAATATCATTTCAAACAAAAGCAAGCAACTACTAACCAAATCTCAAAAGACGCCAAAGGGCGCACCGTTACCCGCACACTAGACACTCAGATCATCGATGAAGATGTGCCTGAGGCGCTTTATAAGTTCGCTGCGCGATACGACTGGGCGAAGGTTTTTGGTCTGAATGATACGTTCGCCATTCGCCTATCTACAGATAAGCGCCTAACCGTAAATCAGCAGTTCGCCACGCTACGCATTAAGGATGCCATTGCGGATAATTTTAATAAGCAATTTGGTGAGCGTCCTGACGTCTCTAAGACGCCAGATTTTCATATCTTTGCGGCGGCGAATAATAAGTTTGCTGAGCTCTTTTTGGATTTATCAGGCACCAGCCTGCATCGCCGCGGCTACCGCGTGGTTAATACCGCTGCACCCTTAAAAGAGAACTTGGCTGCAGCGTTATTATATGAATCGAATTGGCATACTTGCAAGCATGACGCGCTGATCGATCCGATGTGTGGGTCGGGTACTTTCATCACAGAAGCATTGCTCATGCGTGCCGACTATCCTGTGGGGCTTGATAAGACAACAGCGGAGTTTGGTTTTTATCATTGGGCGTATCATGATGATGTGCTTTGGCAGGAGGCTGTGAGCCGTGCTAGTGAGAGATTCCATGCCAATCTAGATAAGCTTGCCCAAAACCCACCCACCGTCATCGCATTGGATGCAGATGCCAATGCGGTTCATGCCTGTCATCAGAATCTATTGGCATCGGGTCTAGCGCCCATCATCAGCCATATCACTCTGCAACAAAAGACGGTATCAGGGCTAAAAGACTCATTGTCAAAAATCCGTGCTGACCATCCGCTAATCATCACAAACCCGCCTTATGGTGAGCGTCTGGGCGAGAGTGATTTTATTAAGCCGCTGTATCACGGGCTTGGCTTGTCGGTGGTGGATGGGCTGATGCAGACAGGCGTGACCCGTGCTGACATGGCAGTGCTGGGCAGTCATGTAGAGCATGTCGATACGCTACCGATTATCGATCCCAAGACACTGCGCTGTCATAATGGCGCGCTGACGGTGTATTTCCGTCATGGGGCGCTTGATTTGTCCAAAAAAGACAGCTTAATTGAGAGTTTCGTTAAGCGCGAAATCACCAATGAAGAATCGCAAGAATTCATCAACCGCTTCCAAAAGAACTTGGCGCATCTAAAGAAGCTTGCTAAGACTGATGACGTCACCAATCTGCGTGTTTATGATGCTGATCTGCCGAATTATAATGTCGCGATTGACCTGTATGATGACAAGGTGCATGTGCAAGAATACGCACCACCCAAGCAAATTCCTGCCGATGTCGCGAAGGCTCGATTCAATCTGGTGTTAAATGGGGTGCGCGAAGTGCTGGGCGTATTCCGTGAAGATGTGTTTATCAAGACGCGCGCCAGACAATCGGGCAATGAGCAATACACCAAGAATCCCAATGCGGACACCAAGCGCAAAAAAATGTACGTCGCGCGTGAGCATGGGGCGTACCTGTATGTGAATTTCACCGATTATCTAGATACAGGGCTGTTCATTGACCATCGCAACATGCGTCAGATCGTCGCTAACGCCAGCCGTGCCAAGCGTGTGTTAAACCTATTCGCCTATACATGTACAGCAAGTGTACACGCTGCAATGGCGGGCGCACGATCGGTCACGAGCGTGGATTTGTCCGCCAACTATCTAGATTGGGGTAAGCAGAATTTCGCCCTAAATGGCCTAGTGCTGGATGCTGAATATGAAGGCGGGCCAAAGTATCAGTTCATCGCATCTGATGTCTTTGAATGGATCAAAGAGCACACCGAGCAGTACGACGTGATATTCATTGATCCACCGACTTTCTCAAACTCCAAGAAATTCAAAGGCACCTTCGATGTTCAAAGGGATCATGTTGCCCTGATTAATCGTGCGATGAACCGCCTGTCTGCTGATGGCGTGCTGTATTTTAGTAATAACTACACGCGTTTTGAATTGGATGAGAGCCTAAACGCTCGCTATGACGTGGCGTGTATCACGGATAAGACCATCGGGTTTGACTTCAATCCGAAAAAACCCATCCATCAAAGCTATCAAATCCGCCACAAAAATGGCAAAAAAACCATCAGTCAGCCATCTGATCAATTCGATGCTAAAGCTCAGATCGCAGATGATGAAGCTTATCATGCAAGACGCCACACACAAAAAGACGAGTTCAAAAAGAATCGATTCAAAGATGATTCTAAAGACTTCAAAAAATCTGGCGCCAAACGCGATGACTTTAAAAGACGTGATAAAAAATCAGATGATTTTAAAGGTGGTTTTAGAACGAATGCTAAAGAAAGTTTTGGTAGCACAAAAGACTTTAAACGAGATCATCGCGACAGAGATTTTAATGGCCAAACTGATACGCCAAAAT
Proteins encoded:
- the rlmKL gene encoding bifunctional 23S rRNA (guanine(2069)-N(7))-methyltransferase RlmK/23S rRNA (guanine(2445)-N(2))-methyltransferase RlmL encodes the protein MSSHPPVLINPFERFDVNDFELIITCADGLENALLIELDSFGLAGEILRAGRIRVQVSLAKFYRICLYSRVASRVLLPIGEYHFKQKQATTNQISKDAKGRTVTRTLDTQIIDEDVPEALYKFAARYDWAKVFGLNDTFAIRLSTDKRLTVNQQFATLRIKDAIADNFNKQFGERPDVSKTPDFHIFAAANNKFAELFLDLSGTSLHRRGYRVVNTAAPLKENLAAALLYESNWHTCKHDALIDPMCGSGTFITEALLMRADYPVGLDKTTAEFGFYHWAYHDDVLWQEAVSRASERFHANLDKLAQNPPTVIALDADANAVHACHQNLLASGLAPIISHITLQQKTVSGLKDSLSKIRADHPLIITNPPYGERLGESDFIKPLYHGLGLSVVDGLMQTGVTRADMAVLGSHVEHVDTLPIIDPKTLRCHNGALTVYFRHGALDLSKKDSLIESFVKREITNEESQEFINRFQKNLAHLKKLAKTDDVTNLRVYDADLPNYNVAIDLYDDKVHVQEYAPPKQIPADVAKARFNLVLNGVREVLGVFREDVFIKTRARQSGNEQYTKNPNADTKRKKMYVAREHGAYLYVNFTDYLDTGLFIDHRNMRQIVANASRAKRVLNLFAYTCTASVHAAMAGARSVTSVDLSANYLDWGKQNFALNGLVLDAEYEGGPKYQFIASDVFEWIKEHTEQYDVIFIDPPTFSNSKKFKGTFDVQRDHVALINRAMNRLSADGVLYFSNNYTRFELDESLNARYDVACITDKTIGFDFNPKKPIHQSYQIRHKNGKKTISQPSDQFDAKAQIADDEAYHARRHTQKDEFKKNRFKDDSKDFKKSGAKRDDFKRRDKKSDDFKGGFRTNAKESFGSTKDFKRDHRDRDFNGQTDTPKSDKPKVRYEKIDGKLVAVPIETTQTDKPKKYTVKPKS